The DNA sequence CGGGACACAGGGGCGGACGAAACCTACTTCGACTGGATGATGTCGGCCTGGGGCTGGACGCTGTCGGTGGCAGGTTGCGCCTGGGTCATCGCCCTGGTCGTCGGGGCGCTGATCGGCACCATCCGCACGGTGCCGCACAAGGGGCTGCAATGGCTCGGCAACGCCTGGGTCGAGCTGTTCCGCAACATTCCGGTGCTGGTGCAGGTCTTCCTCTGGTACCACGTGATCCCCGCGCTGGTGCCGCCCCTGCAGGGCCTGTCGACCTTCGTGCTGGTGATCTTCGCGCTCGGCTTCTTCACCTCGGCGCGCGTGGCTGAACAGGTGCGCGCCGGCATCCAGGCCCTGCCGCGCGGCCAGATGATGGCCGGCTCGGCGCTGGGCCTGACGCTGCCGCAGACCTACCGCTACGTCATCCTGCCGATGGCGTTCCGCATCGTCATCCCGCCGCTGACCAGCGAGGCGATGAACATCATCAAGAACTCGTCGGTCGCCTTCGCGGTGTCGATCTCCGAGCTGACCCTGTTCGCGATGCAGGTCCAGGAGGAGACCTCGCGCGGCATTGAGGTGTACCTCGCCGTCACCACGCTCTACATCATCTCCGCCTTCGCCGTGAACCGCGTGATGGCCTTCATCGAGGCGCGCGTGCGCGTGCCCGGCTACGTGGGAGGCGGCAAATGAATCTCGACTGGTCCTTCTACAACTGGGATCTGATCAGCAGCTACGTGCTCAAGGGCTTCGCCTTCAGCGTCCAGCTGACGCTGATCGCGATGATCGGGGGCATCGTGCTGGGCACGCTGCTGGCGCTGATGCGCCTGTCGGGCCTCAAGGTGCTGGAGATTCCCGCCACCATCTACGTCAACGGGATGCGCTCCATCCCGCTGGTGATGGTGATCCTGTGGTTCTTCCTGCTGGTGCCGTTCGTGCTGGGCCGCCCGATCGGTGCCGAGCTGTCGGCCATCATCACCTTCACGCTGTTCGAGGCGGCGTACTACTCCGAGATCATGCGCGCGGGCATCCAGTCGATCCCGCGCGGGCAGGTGTTCGCCGGCCAGGCGCTGGGCCTGACCTACGGGCAGAACATGCGCTACGTGATCCTGCCGCAGGCCTTCCGCAACATGCTGCCGGTGCTGCTGACGCAGACGATCATCCTGTTCCAGGACACCTCGCTCGTCTACGCGATCGGCGCCTACGACACGCTCAAGGGCTTCGAGATCGCCGGCAAGAACATGGGCCGGCCGGTGGAGGCCTACCTGGCTGCGGCCCTGGTCTACTTCGTGATCTGCTTTGCGCTGTCCCAGCTGGTCAAGCGCCTGCAGAAGAAAATCGCCATCGTCCGCTGACGTTCCTGCCTGCAGGACAGCGGCTTTGAATCAGGAGACGACGACATGTCGGCAATGATCGAAATCAAGAACGTCAGCAAGTGGTATGGCTCGTTCCAGGTGCTGACCGACTGCAGCACCACCGTCAACAAGGGCGAGGTGGTGGTGGTGTGCGGACCGTCCGGCTCGGGCAAGTCCACCCTCATCAAGACGGTCAACGCGCTGGAGCCGTTCCAGCAGGGCGAGATCCTGGTGGACGGTGTCTCGATCGGCGACCCCAAGACCAACCTGCCCAAGCTGCGCTCGCGCGTGGGCATGGTGTTCCAGCACTTCGAGCTGTTCCCGCACCTGAGCGTGACCGAGAACCTCACGCTCGCGCAGGTCAAGGTGCTCGGCCGCAGCAAGGACGAGGCGCGCGCCCGCGGCCTGAAGATGCTCGACCGCGTGGGCCTGATGGCGCACAAGGACAAGTTCCCGGGACAGCTGTCGGGTGGCCAGCAGCAGCGCGTGGCCATCGCCCGCGCGCTCAGCATGGACCCGATCGTGATGCTGTTCGACGAACCCACTTCGGCGCTCGACCCGGAGATGGTCGGCGAGGTGCTGGACGTGATGGTGCAGCTGGCCCAGGAAGGCATGACCATGATGTGCGTGACCCACGAGATGGGCTTCGCGCGCAAGGTCAGCCACCGCGTGATCTTCATGGACCAGGGGAAGATCATCGAGGACTGCAAGAAGGAGGAGTTCTTCGGCAACCCCGAAGCGCGTTCGCCGCGCGCCAAGGACTTCCTCTCCAAGATCCTGCAGCACTGAAGCGGGTGTCCCCGGCCGGAAGGCCGGGCAAGGGGGCGCGGCCCGTGGCGGGCCGCGCGCGTGACGCTCAGGCCTTGCTGGTGAGCGCCGCCAGCTGCTTGCGCGTGCGGGCCACGGCCCGCTCGATCAGGTAGGCCTGCTCGAAGGCGCGGAAGCGGCCCGTCTCGCACAGCTTGGTCAGCATGCGCCCGGTCATCGAGACGATGCTCTGGTGCTTCTTGCCGTAGCTGAAGATGAAGAAGGTGCGGCCCGGGCTCACCCAGTTCAGGCGCACCTTGCGCCACTCGCCCTCGACGTGCATCTGGTAGGCCACGCCTGCCTGCACGTACTGCGCCAGCTGTGCGCCGCGGGTGGGCGTCTCCGGGGCCATCTCGGGGCCCAGGCCGTCGAGGTTGATGTCCAGCTCGCCCGAGGAGGAATCGAGCTGCTCCAGGTCGATGTCGACGTTGCCGTCCCAGTTGATCGCGGCGTCCTCGACCAGTCCCACCTGGGCCGCTTCTTCGGCCGAGAACCCGGTGTCGGCCTGCTCGGCCAGCGTCGCCGACGGCGGCGCGAGCGGCACGTCCTCGGCCGCAGGCACCACCAGCCGGTCCAGCGCCTGCAGGTGGGTGTCGAGCTGGCGGTATTCGAAGTCGGTCAGCGGCTGGCCCTTGAGCGACTGTGCATGGCAGGGCAGCAGTTCGCCGAAGAAGGCCTTCTTGCGCTCCTCGGGCCAGTGGATCAGCGCCAGGCCTTCGTTGAGCGTCTTCATCAGGCCGGGCAGCGCGAGGATGAATTGCTTGCGCTCGGCCGGCGTGCCCTTGGGCAGGACGCTGAGGATGAGCTGGCGCGGCACGCCGCGCAGGCGCCTGGCGATCTCGGAATCCGCGCCATGGCGCCAGGTCGCCTCGACCTGGGCGTGGGTCCAGGTGTCCAGCAGGAAGCGGCGCACGAACTCCGGCGCCAGCGTGACCGACTGCAGCACCGCCTGCATCAGCTCGGCATGGCGCGCCTGCACGCGCAGCTGGGTTTCCTTCTGCGCCAGCAGCTCGACCGCTTCCGCGTGCGCCTGGGCCTCGTCGCGCGTCTGTTCCTGCACGAAGTTCTCGAGCGCGCGCAGCTTGCTCTCGTACAGGCTCATCTGGTCGAAGTCGCCGTCGACCACCTGCTGCACCAGCTCGCGCACCAGCTCGAGGAAGCGCTTGCCCGGGCCCTCGTCGAAATCCTCGAACGCGCAGGCGATCGAGGCCATGCGGTTGACGAAGCGGCGCACCGGGTGGCTGCGCGACGAGAAGAACTGCACGTCCTTGAGCGCCGCGCGCAGCACCGGCAGCTGCAGCCGCGCGATCTGGCGCGCCATCTGCGGCGGGACCTTGCTGTCCGAGAGGATCTGGTCGAACAGCGAGGCGACGATGTCGATCACCATGTGATCGAGCGCGCCGCTGGAAGCGCGGATCAGCTCCTCGCGGTGCGCGCGGATCAGGTTGACCGCCATCAGGCCGCTCAGCCCGCCGTTGCCGCTCGCCGGGGCGCCGAGCGCGCCGGGGGACGAGTTCGTGCCGGCGCCGGCCAGCGCCTGCGAGGCGCTGGACGACCAGCCGCTGCCGGCGTCCAGCGTGCCGGGCGAGCTGGCGAGGAAGGCCAGGCGCCGGATCACCTCCAGCATGTGGGCGTCGCTGGCCGTGGTGGGAGGCGCCGCCACCGCCGCGGCGCTGCCCGGGCCGGTGTTCGGGAACGAGGAGGTCGGTGCGAAGCCGCCGGACAGCAGGCCCGGGCCGCTGCTGCCCAGGCCCGCCGGCACCGAGATGCCGAACATCGCGCTGAGCGCTTGCGCGGCATGGTTCGGGTCGGCGGCCGGGGCGCTGGCGGGCGCGCGCGGATGGAGGCCGCCGGGCGCGGTCAGCGGGCCGTGCACGGAGGCCGCCGGCGCCGGCGGGGCGGCCCGCACGGTCAGCCCGACCGGCTGGATGCCCTGCGCGACGAAATCGCTGACGATGGCGCTGTAGCAGGGGCGCATGGCCTTGGCCAGGCTGCGTCCGAGCTCGGACGACAGCGTCTTGCGCACCGCGGTGTCGGTGGTGACCGCCTCGATGGCGCGGAACAGCGCCTTGCCGAGGATCTCCGGGCGGATCGGGTTGCGCTCCGGGTCGGCGCGGCCGATGCCGAGCAGCGAGCCGATGTAGGCGTCCAGCTCGCGCAGTTCCCACTCGCACTCGTGTTCGATCTCCAGGCCGAGCCGGTGGGCGGTGACCTGTTCCTCGACCTCCGAGTCGCCCACCAGGCTGAGCGAGGCCCAGTCGGTGGCCGCCAGCGGCCGGCTGCCGGTGCGCGGATGCAGCTCCTGCGCCACCTTCTCGTTCAGCACCGTGGCGAACGTCGTGTTGAACACCGGCAGCTTGCGGTGCAGGTCGAACTGCG is a window from the Caldimonas thermodepolymerans genome containing:
- a CDS encoding amino acid ABC transporter permease; this encodes MSYQWDWEVFLRDTGADETYFDWMMSAWGWTLSVAGCAWVIALVVGALIGTIRTVPHKGLQWLGNAWVELFRNIPVLVQVFLWYHVIPALVPPLQGLSTFVLVIFALGFFTSARVAEQVRAGIQALPRGQMMAGSALGLTLPQTYRYVILPMAFRIVIPPLTSEAMNIIKNSSVAFAVSISELTLFAMQVQEETSRGIEVYLAVTTLYIISAFAVNRVMAFIEARVRVPGYVGGGK
- a CDS encoding amino acid ABC transporter permease, which encodes MNLDWSFYNWDLISSYVLKGFAFSVQLTLIAMIGGIVLGTLLALMRLSGLKVLEIPATIYVNGMRSIPLVMVILWFFLLVPFVLGRPIGAELSAIITFTLFEAAYYSEIMRAGIQSIPRGQVFAGQALGLTYGQNMRYVILPQAFRNMLPVLLTQTIILFQDTSLVYAIGAYDTLKGFEIAGKNMGRPVEAYLAAALVYFVICFALSQLVKRLQKKIAIVR
- a CDS encoding amino acid ABC transporter ATP-binding protein, translating into MIEIKNVSKWYGSFQVLTDCSTTVNKGEVVVVCGPSGSGKSTLIKTVNALEPFQQGEILVDGVSIGDPKTNLPKLRSRVGMVFQHFELFPHLSVTENLTLAQVKVLGRSKDEARARGLKMLDRVGLMAHKDKFPGQLSGGQQQRVAIARALSMDPIVMLFDEPTSALDPEMVGEVLDVMVQLAQEGMTMMCVTHEMGFARKVSHRVIFMDQGKIIEDCKKEEFFGNPEARSPRAKDFLSKILQH
- a CDS encoding DUF1631 family protein encodes the protein MSLPDPRLHTAMQSAVQKILSTVSTASSRLVDALGMLALSATSNAQRQSYMSAQFDLHRKLPVFNTTFATVLNEKVAQELHPRTGSRPLAATDWASLSLVGDSEVEEQVTAHRLGLEIEHECEWELRELDAYIGSLLGIGRADPERNPIRPEILGKALFRAIEAVTTDTAVRKTLSSELGRSLAKAMRPCYSAIVSDFVAQGIQPVGLTVRAAPPAPAASVHGPLTAPGGLHPRAPASAPAADPNHAAQALSAMFGISVPAGLGSSGPGLLSGGFAPTSSFPNTGPGSAAAVAAPPTTASDAHMLEVIRRLAFLASSPGTLDAGSGWSSSASQALAGAGTNSSPGALGAPASGNGGLSGLMAVNLIRAHREELIRASSGALDHMVIDIVASLFDQILSDSKVPPQMARQIARLQLPVLRAALKDVQFFSSRSHPVRRFVNRMASIACAFEDFDEGPGKRFLELVRELVQQVVDGDFDQMSLYESKLRALENFVQEQTRDEAQAHAEAVELLAQKETQLRVQARHAELMQAVLQSVTLAPEFVRRFLLDTWTHAQVEATWRHGADSEIARRLRGVPRQLILSVLPKGTPAERKQFILALPGLMKTLNEGLALIHWPEERKKAFFGELLPCHAQSLKGQPLTDFEYRQLDTHLQALDRLVVPAAEDVPLAPPSATLAEQADTGFSAEEAAQVGLVEDAAINWDGNVDIDLEQLDSSSGELDINLDGLGPEMAPETPTRGAQLAQYVQAGVAYQMHVEGEWRKVRLNWVSPGRTFFIFSYGKKHQSIVSMTGRMLTKLCETGRFRAFEQAYLIERAVARTRKQLAALTSKA